GTAAAGGTGCGTCCAAGCTCGGCGTATGTCGGCCCGGCGAGGCGGGCAATCGGCGCCAAAGCGGTGGGATCAATGTGAAGCGTTGTCGGATCAAGAACCGTATCGGCAAAATGGAATCGGTGCACTTCTAAAATGAAAAGATCAGTCAAAATGTCACCATCAGCGTTACGAATCGGCACGTATTGATAAAGCTTGGTTTCAAATCGAACACGCGCTGCCTGCAACCCCGGCACCTGAATGTCCGTACTTGCAACTAACGGCAGGTCAATCAACGACAACTCGCTTTGATCAGGTGCTAAGCGGGCAGCTGTTTGATTCATGGCCTTCGTGAGATCTGCACTCACGATGTGAACAACGGCCTCGTGGCGCGCCAATAGATTTGCAGCGGTATCTTTTGCCTGACCCCGATCACGTAAAACTGCTACTGACAAC
This genomic window from Lacticaseibacillus paracasei subsp. paracasei contains:
- a CDS encoding flavin reductase family protein — its product is MFNLAAADLSARDQYKLLAGSMIPRPIAWITTQNTTGLINLAPFSFTTGISNQLPLLSVAVLRDRGQAKDTAANLLARHEAVVHIVSADLTKAMNQTAARLAPDQSELSLIDLPLVASTDIQVPGLQAARVRFETKLYQYVPIRNADGDILTDLFILEVHRFHFADTVLDPTTLHIDPTALAPIARLAGPTYAELGRTFTLRRPK